The following is a genomic window from Bacillus sp. FJAT-52991.
CAAAATCGTGTTCCGTGAGGAGTGTCGGTTCGACCCCGACCACCGGTATTATAACATCGTTGATATAACGGCAAAACAAGGCATCTACTATCGTTAGTAGGTGTCTTTTTTACGTATAATCATACGGTAAATGATCGTGTGCCTAATACGTAAGCTCAACCGCTTTCCTTCAATTTAAACGAGGGAAGGCGGTTTTTTTTATGGGTCGTCGCAAGAACGAATTGAATGGACGCGAACTTGATATCGTAGCCCAGCCGGTAACACGCGCTATATTAATGTTTGATGATGCGCTTGGTATATTCCTAGACGATGCTAAACGGAAAGGGCTGCGAGATTTTACGATTGTTTATTATCGGCGTGAAATTAATTATTTCCGTAATTATCTCGCTCGAGAAGAAAAATCGTTATTAATTCACGAGGTAGTGCGACAAGATGTAGACGAATATGTCGAATATATGCAGCAAGTTAGCGGATTAAAGAACGGAACGATCAACGCCAAGTTGCGGGCTATTCGGGCGCTCTTTCATTTTTTATATGAAAACAAGTACATCGCTAAAAATCCGATGGATAAATACTCCTTGCTTCGCGAACGTGCTGGAAATATCGAAACATTTACGGTCAAGCAATTACAAGCGCTATTGAACGCGCCAGATCGTCGTACCTTTACAGGGCAGCGTGATTATACGTTTATGTTGCTATTACTTGAGACCGGAATCCGTTTGAATGAGGCGACAGGAATACTAATTGAGGATGTAAAGCTAAGCGAGGGTCTCATTTTTATACGTCAGACAAAGAATCATTTTCACCGTTATGTACCGATACAAGCGAAGATGCGCGAACAATTGAAGCGCTATATTCAAATACGCGGCACGTCCGAATGTAATCATTTATTTGTGACGATAGATGATACACCGATGTCTCGCGGCGCTTTGCAGAAGATAGTCGGTCAATATGGCAAGAAAGCTGGCGTTAAAGGAGTGCGCTGCTCGCCACATACTTTACGGCACACATTCGCCAAAATGTCCGTTATGAATGGGGCCGGTATATTCGAGCTACAAAAGATACTCGGTCATTCAACGATGGAAATGGTACGAACATACGTCAACTTATATTCAAGCGAAGTTTATGAGAAGCACAAGGATTTTTCGCCATTAAACAATTTATGAAACGGTAGGGGATTAGAATGTGTTACAAAAAACGTCCAGAGGATTTAGAGAAGGTTCTTAAATTTATCGACGATAATTTTGACGCTCTTTTTATTAGGAAATTACCAGACGAAGAAGGAATATTGCATGGCCATGAGGTTGCAGACACAAACAGTGGAGAAATCGTGACGGTCGGGTACGACCACATATTCGAGCAAGTTATGTATTTACGCACATGCCAACCTCTTATGTATGACGCAATCACTAAAGATAACCCATTCGACAAAAAATAAAAATAAAAAAAGAGCCATTGAACGCACACTAGCCGAAATAATCGAAACTAGAGCCATCCAATGACGCCTACGCAACGTCATTTTATCAAAAATTTCGGCCAACTGCAAATTCTGCCAGTCTGTCTATCGGACAGAACGTATGTTTGTGTTGGTGTGTGTCATGGCGAATAAGGAGCCATTAAAAATGACGATCATACTCGACAACTATAAATTATTCGAAAATAAAGCCGACCTAAACGAAGCAGTCCGTCTGCATTTGGTCGCCAATAAGTACGAACTAAACGCTACTGCAATCAAAACACTCGAAGTCATCAGCCGTCATGCTGTTAAACACGGTGGCGCTGCTTGGCTTAAAATCGACACGCTCGCAGGCTTGATCGGCAAATCTGCGCCGACAGCTCGTCGTGCTGTTGCGTTATTGGAGTGCTTGGGCATCGTTGAGCGTATCGCTTATATGCGTCCAAAAAGTGGCGGGAATGGCGGGAATATCATCCGCATTTTAGTAATTGATTGCCCGGAAGTGATTGACCGCCAAGAGTCCGAAAAGCCATGCGGAGCAAGCGTTGAGCAGCCGAATGAGCCGAAAGAAACCATTAATCTTAAAAGCTATAAATCTATTAAAGAACTTAATACGTATAATAAACCTTCTTCGCCCTATAAACCGTTCAAATCGCTTGTAACGGCATTTATTGGCGACGGTTATAATAGATTAATCAATCGCTTATACGGCGTATGGATTGCACAGACGTCTTATTTAAAGTCTTCTTTTGACGCTGATGACTTATTACAAACGGGCTTATTTGCCGTGAAAGCTACGTTCCAAGCAACCAAGAGGAAGTCTATACGCAATCTAGTAGGCTACTATAACGGCGTGCTTGATCGTATGTTGGATCGGTTATATCTCGAGGGCAAACACGCGATGGAGGATGATTTGAGTTGATAAGTCTTGCGTAATAAATGCTAGTTTCGGAAAATAATGTTAGAATACTACGTGAAATTACTAGAGAGGATTGAAGTAGATTGTCCAATGAAGATCAATATTTAGAGCTTATCACATACCTAAAAGAAACTAGTCCAAGG
Proteins encoded in this region:
- a CDS encoding tyrosine-type recombinase/integrase, with product MGRRKNELNGRELDIVAQPVTRAILMFDDALGIFLDDAKRKGLRDFTIVYYRREINYFRNYLAREEKSLLIHEVVRQDVDEYVEYMQQVSGLKNGTINAKLRAIRALFHFLYENKYIAKNPMDKYSLLRERAGNIETFTVKQLQALLNAPDRRTFTGQRDYTFMLLLLETGIRLNEATGILIEDVKLSEGLIFIRQTKNHFHRYVPIQAKMREQLKRYIQIRGTSECNHLFVTIDDTPMSRGALQKIVGQYGKKAGVKGVRCSPHTLRHTFAKMSVMNGAGIFELQKILGHSTMEMVRTYVNLYSSEVYEKHKDFSPLNNL
- a CDS encoding helix-turn-helix domain-containing protein; translation: MTIILDNYKLFENKADLNEAVRLHLVANKYELNATAIKTLEVISRHAVKHGGAAWLKIDTLAGLIGKSAPTARRAVALLECLGIVERIAYMRPKSGGNGGNIIRILVIDCPEVIDRQESEKPCGASVEQPNEPKETINLKSYKSIKELNTYNKPSSPYKPFKSLVTAFIGDGYNRLINRLYGVWIAQTSYLKSSFDADDLLQTGLFAVKATFQATKRKSIRNLVGYYNGVLDRMLDRLYLEGKHAMEDDLS